A region of the Candidatus Zixiibacteriota bacterium genome:
TTGAGCCGCAAGGGGTATGAGGTCACTCTGGCAAGCTCAGCCGAGCAGGCCTTACCGCTTTTGCGCAGCCGGTCATTTCACCTGATAATTCTTGACGTTATGTTGCCGGGGATGGACGGCTTTCAGTTCTGCAGGTTGCTCAAGGCCGATCAGAGTCTGCGGCATGTGCCGGTACTGATGGTGACGGCACTTGCCGAAGACGCAGACGTCGTCTCCGGATTGGAACTGGGGGCCGAAGACTATGTCACGAAACCGTTTAGTCCGTCCGTGATGGTGGCCAGGGTCAGAGCACTCTTGCGCCGCCATCGGGATTTGCAAGTCCACGATCTTACTCCGCTCAAAATGGATTGCCTTGAAATTCTGCCGGGACCACACACAGTCTTGGTCGGAGGAAAAGAGGTGGAGCTTTCTTTGACTGAATTTCGAATATTACACGCACTGGCCAAATCTCCCGGCTGGGTTTTCACCAGGTACCAAATACTGGATGA
Encoded here:
- a CDS encoding response regulator transcription factor, with the protein product MNEQILVIEDESDLQHLIQYNLSRKGYEVTLASSAEQALPLLRSRSFHLIILDVMLPGMDGFQFCRLLKADQSLRHVPVLMVTALAEDADVVSGLELGAEDYVTKPFSPSVMVARVRALLRRHRDLQVHDLTPLKMDCLEILPGPHTVLVGGKEVELSLTEFRILHALAKSPGWVFTRYQILDEVRGEGYIATDRVVDVHITSLRRKLGAAGECIETVRGVGYRFRRCDAENGQPAAGNGVQN